A region from the Calditrichota bacterium genome encodes:
- a CDS encoding transporter substrate-binding domain-containing protein, which produces MNPLNSLLPYPLLLLLITGAHGEELVRVGIFPNRPLAYQDEHGRFDGFIVDLVDELARYENWQVQYIPLDYDDCLTALAEGEIDLLPGVAYTPDRPSRFDFGTVGILNNWTHVYLQEGSEIESILDLSGRRIAVMKGDFVRQEFSARLDRFGIIASFQDEPDYAAVLRAVESGNADAGLVNRLYGMENESKFQVRKSGMVCCPTNLHFAVAADRNAHLLAATDNRLKLWLRDRNSPYHRFRSQWLEAMEVRQVTPLWIWWILASLVAIGALFISISRLLSKRVRAMTTELREKNEQLIIEMKAREEAAERERLHQQQLVQADKMASLGLLVSGVAHELNNPNNYILLQTQTLQKIWSGIQPILDQRFSKEGDFRLHGAYYSEVRDQFPQLCANVLDGSRRIKLIVDELRTFARKPIGDGVELVNLNKVVSSSVNLMSNMLRRASQRVELILDESIPKVRGNFQQLEQVVINCLQNACQALSNPDQGITVRTVHLPNGMTSIEISDQGIGIPPENLLHLTDPFFTTKRDIGGTGLGLSISSKILADHRGRLEFDSLPNRGTTVRIILPADETPNSE; this is translated from the coding sequence TTGAATCCGCTGAATTCACTTCTACCATATCCATTACTCTTACTGCTGATTACCGGCGCGCACGGCGAGGAACTGGTTCGGGTTGGCATCTTCCCCAACCGGCCACTTGCCTATCAGGATGAACACGGCCGCTTCGACGGTTTCATCGTCGATTTGGTCGACGAACTGGCGCGCTATGAGAATTGGCAGGTGCAATACATCCCACTCGATTATGACGACTGCCTGACAGCTCTGGCTGAAGGTGAGATCGACCTTCTGCCTGGTGTTGCTTATACGCCAGATCGTCCTTCCCGGTTCGACTTCGGCACAGTCGGCATCCTGAACAACTGGACCCATGTTTACCTGCAGGAAGGATCTGAGATCGAGTCGATACTCGATCTTTCAGGACGACGCATTGCAGTGATGAAAGGTGACTTTGTAAGGCAGGAATTCAGCGCTCGACTCGATCGATTTGGGATTATAGCATCGTTTCAAGATGAGCCGGATTATGCAGCAGTATTGCGCGCCGTTGAGTCCGGAAACGCCGATGCCGGTCTGGTGAACCGCCTTTATGGAATGGAAAACGAGTCGAAATTCCAGGTTCGCAAGTCCGGGATGGTATGCTGCCCGACTAATCTTCACTTTGCTGTTGCTGCCGACCGTAATGCGCATCTGCTTGCTGCTACTGACAATCGGCTCAAGTTATGGTTGCGGGATCGCAACTCACCCTATCACCGCTTTCGTTCCCAATGGCTGGAAGCGATGGAGGTGCGTCAGGTTACACCTCTTTGGATCTGGTGGATCCTCGCTTCACTTGTCGCGATTGGTGCACTCTTTATTAGCATCAGCCGGTTGCTCAGTAAGCGCGTCCGCGCAATGACTACTGAACTGCGCGAAAAAAATGAGCAATTGATTATTGAAATGAAAGCCCGGGAAGAAGCCGCCGAACGGGAACGGCTTCACCAGCAACAACTTGTCCAGGCAGACAAAATGGCGTCACTCGGATTGCTTGTGTCAGGAGTAGCCCACGAGTTGAACAATCCAAATAACTACATTCTACTCCAAACTCAAACTCTGCAGAAGATATGGTCCGGAATTCAGCCAATCCTTGATCAACGTTTTAGTAAAGAGGGTGATTTTAGACTCCATGGAGCCTATTACTCAGAAGTTCGCGATCAGTTTCCGCAACTTTGCGCCAATGTTTTGGATGGATCGCGACGCATCAAACTGATCGTCGATGAACTGCGCACATTCGCCCGCAAGCCTATCGGCGATGGTGTTGAACTGGTTAATTTGAACAAAGTCGTTTCCTCGTCGGTGAATTTGATGAGTAATATGTTGCGTAGAGCCTCGCAAAGGGTTGAACTTATTCTCGATGAGAGTATTCCCAAGGTGCGCGGTAATTTTCAGCAACTTGAGCAAGTGGTAATCAACTGCCTGCAAAACGCTTGTCAGGCGCTCAGCAATCCGGATCAGGGCATCACTGTACGGACAGTCCATCTTCCGAATGGAATGACGTCGATCGAGATTAGCGATCAAGGGATAGGAATACCGCCGGAAAACCTGCTGCATTTGACCGATCCATTCTTCACGACCAAGAGAGACATTGGAGGCACCGGACTTGGTCTCTCTATCTCCAGCAAGATATTGGCAGATCACCGCGGCCGGCTTGAATTCGACTCTCTTCCTAATAGGGGCACAACGGTGCGCATTATTCTCCCGGCAGATGAGACTCCAAATTCCGAATAA
- a CDS encoding sigma-54-dependent Fis family transcriptional regulator: MTSPQTKSALSPAQPILILDDEVHSLQAFELALNLDGLNNVIPCHDSREATRIIATQELSAVVIDLIMPHRSGEEILMYVSHEQPGIPAIIITGVNEIETAVRCIKAGAYDYLLKPVDDTRLLTTLRRALEYYELQAENVRLRESFGDRAGIKNPEAFDGIITRHKGMLSQLRYIEAIGVSSQPVLITGETGVGKELCAQAIHRISGRKGEFVALNVAGVDSHFFTDTLFGHVRGAYTGADRNRDGLVAKAAGGTLFLDEIGDLAMDSQVKLLRLIQDHEYFPLGSDVPRRADVRIVVATNRDARELMESGRFRRDFYYRLNAHHVHLPPLRDRREDLPLLLDHYLEQASHEMKRRRPTPPDELLVLLRGYAFPGNIRELRAMIYDAVASHTAKKLSMQSFERHIQWQRRANPHPIAEEAGDGLPFDQWPDLPPLREMIRMTVAEAVRRAEGNQSIAAEMLDISRATVAKYVAGKVKIE, translated from the coding sequence ATGACCTCACCACAAACCAAATCTGCACTCTCGCCAGCCCAGCCTATCCTGATACTCGATGATGAAGTGCACTCGCTCCAGGCTTTCGAACTGGCACTCAATCTCGACGGATTGAACAACGTTATACCCTGTCACGACAGCCGTGAAGCAACAAGGATTATCGCGACTCAGGAGTTGTCGGCAGTGGTCATAGACCTTATTATGCCGCATCGTTCAGGCGAGGAGATACTCATGTATGTCTCTCATGAACAACCCGGCATTCCGGCAATCATCATTACCGGCGTCAACGAGATAGAGACCGCCGTCCGGTGCATTAAAGCCGGCGCCTACGACTATCTCTTGAAGCCGGTCGATGACACCAGGCTGTTAACGACCCTGCGCCGGGCACTGGAATACTACGAACTACAGGCTGAGAATGTAAGATTGCGGGAGTCGTTCGGGGATCGGGCCGGCATCAAGAATCCCGAGGCTTTCGATGGAATCATCACCCGGCACAAAGGGATGCTGAGCCAATTGCGCTACATTGAGGCGATCGGGGTGTCGTCGCAGCCGGTCCTAATCACCGGCGAGACCGGCGTAGGCAAGGAACTATGCGCCCAGGCTATTCACCGGATAAGCGGACGAAAAGGTGAGTTCGTTGCCCTCAACGTGGCCGGGGTCGATTCGCACTTCTTCACCGATACGCTCTTCGGTCACGTGCGAGGAGCCTACACCGGAGCCGATCGCAACCGCGACGGTCTTGTTGCCAAGGCCGCCGGAGGAACCCTGTTTCTCGATGAAATCGGCGACCTGGCAATGGACTCACAGGTTAAGTTGCTGCGGCTTATCCAGGATCACGAGTATTTCCCGCTCGGTTCGGATGTTCCCCGTCGCGCCGACGTGCGGATCGTGGTCGCTACCAACCGTGATGCGCGGGAACTAATGGAGTCGGGACGATTCCGCCGCGACTTTTACTACCGTCTCAATGCTCACCACGTCCATTTGCCACCCCTAAGAGACCGCCGTGAGGACTTGCCATTGCTACTCGACCACTACCTTGAGCAAGCCTCCCACGAGATGAAGCGACGCCGCCCGACACCTCCGGATGAGTTGCTGGTCCTGCTTCGCGGGTATGCCTTTCCGGGCAATATCAGAGAACTTAGAGCGATGATCTACGATGCTGTCGCCAGCCACACCGCGAAGAAGTTGAGTATGCAGTCTTTCGAACGGCATATTCAGTGGCAGCGGCGGGCAAATCCCCATCCTATTGCCGAGGAAGCCGGGGATGGCTTGCCTTTCGATCAATGGCCGGATCTACCGCCGCTGCGCGAGATGATCCGAATGACCGTCGCCGAAGCCGTTCGCCGTGCCGAAGGCAACCAGTCGATCGCCGCTGAAATGCTCGACATTTCCCGTGCTACCGTCGCCAAATATGTCGCCGGAAAGGTGAAGATCGAGTAA